The Macrobrachium nipponense isolate FS-2020 chromosome 44, ASM1510439v2, whole genome shotgun sequence genome contains the following window.
CGTGGATGAAGAGGGACATTCCCTCATTTCGACTGGGTTTTGCTTTGTCACATATCAATTTGGTGCCGAGAAAAAAAGACTACTAAACGCAAGCTTCTCAGGCTTATTTGTTAAGCTTCCCTCACGATAGAAAATCATTAGCTTGGTAAACGTTATTCCTCTTCGCTGAAGTGAACATTTAAGTCTTCGGAAAATGTTTAACGATACTAGTGTTGTGATAGAGCCATTTTCTGTAAAGATATCAAGTTGTTTCATTCACGCTACGGAAAATGCTGTTCAGCGGAGGTTTTCCTGTAAAACTAAATGTTCAGCATGTCTCGAATGTGAACATTCCCAGAATTTGTAAAATCTTAATACATAAAGATGTTACAAAGACATCtgaaaatatcaatgaaatttTATGTTCATAGTATTGATGTGTAAAACAGCACAGTTTTCTGAAAATTCAACCATTTACGTGATTAAAAAGCTACCTACTTTTATGTATTCTGAGATGGTATGAACATAAGGAACAGTGGAAAAAGTGTCCAATAAAACATTTGTGAGTTGTAGAAAAGTTTTATCAACGACAGCGGTGCGTAGTAAAAGCCTGATGGACATAACAACAATTCCTTaactttttgtgtgtatgtgtgtgtgtgtgtcttaataTACTTCATGTGTATACTGCGTGTATTTTTTACTCGTTGATGTATATGTGCAAATACTTCCTCTAATATGAATCGAGGTCATTCCtcatatcccaatatttatatatggaatttttgaacGTCTTTACATCCCCAGGATTTCCCATTTTCCTGTAACATGGTACCGTTATATAACGTTACAGATATTTTAACTATCATACCTTAAGATTTGGATGTAAATAACACATTGGCTCAACTAAATGATCAAGTCCCTGTTAATGATTAAATTTACActcgagttagagagagagatgattcttTGCCATTTTTGGACGTTTATATTAAAAGGaaccttttaattttaaatttagtatttgtatgaaaaaaagaacaaataatttgATATATAGTCTCTATTATTTATGTCACTATGTAAATATCAAAATGtcagttttttcatcaatttttcttcGAACCTTGCGAATAGTTAGTTCTGAGTTTTTAGCTCAAGAATtcaaaaaacatcagaaaactaggaagagACCTATGCTATTCATCCCATATCATGGAGATTTGTTACAATAAAGCTATTAAGACCTATGAAAaatcggaaagaaaaaaagaagtgtcCTCAAACACCCATTGTTTGCCACATTTTACTGGATTTGAACCTGTAAAACCTTTTTAAAAATGGTTTTGATACAGATATATCCttcatatataacaatataaaaaaaacatgcttataaaaaatagccccTAAAAGttagcaatattgtatacaaagtTCCTTttatggattgtgatttattttacttaggtcatACCAGTAAAGAATTAAACACtatattaaaacaacacaaatatccAATAAGAACAGGTCACACCAACAATACTCTATTTTTGCATCTAAGTGGAAAATCACAGAGAATAAATTGGGTGCCAAGAATTGTAATATTATGAAGCAATGTGACTATTTCCAGGAACTTGTTGGAATATGTTATGATTCAGTTGACACGGGTGAATAACCATAATTTAAGCCCAGGATTATTTTCCAGAAGGATttcaaagacaaaataaaaaggagTATACCAATAGTTATATGTTTCGATGTTAATCCGTTGACCGTTCTGTGGCCTCCTTTGCATTTCAATTACtccacttttccttcgtggcagtaactttatatatatatatatatatatatatatataatatatatatatatatatatatatatatatatacatatacgtatatatatggaaatatatatatatatatatatatatatatatatatatatatataatatatatatatatatatatatatatatatttattgttaaataGTATACCAAAACGTAAATTATGAAGTACGCTCACAGCTATTAAATTAGCTTAATCAGCAAAGTGTCATTAAGTTCAACTTTAAAAGGTAGATTAGAGAAATAGTTCGGGTATACTTTGTGTGGGATTCAAttcgtctaatatatatatatatatatatatataatatatatatagatatttatatatatatatatatatatatatatatcattctgtgtgtgtgtatatgtatatatatgtgtgtgtgtgtgtggtactgaAACATTTAAGGTTTTTGCTTTTGGACATTAAAAGCTACTTCTGATAGTCATGTACTGGGCTTATTTTCTAAAGTTTTCTTTCGTGCAGGCAAGCACGAAACCcaggagagaagaaggaggagccATTACCATTACCACAATCGGCTATAAATGAAACACAAGACGAACAAGAACAGTAGGGATGACTCTCGATCGAGGAGTAAAATTGTTTATACTCATCGCGATGCCGGTCTATGCAATGTTATTCTTCATTCTCATCTTTGGTATGTTTTCTGTTATCCATTCATATTTGTACTCAACTCAATTTCTAAGATTGTTTTTGCTAAGCTAACACCTATAAATTAGTAATTTTGCAGAACTAGCTCATAAATTGAATGAACTGTTAGGTTTACAGCCTAGCCTACGCTAAATATTTCTGTTGATATCTTGAATGTTCAAGTACATTGTAAACAATAAGGTCTTGTGACTTGCTTGCCAGATTTTGCCTAGTACCCTTTAGGCCACGCCCCCAAGTGTTTGATGCACAGAGGCGTTACTTTTTTCAGGAAAGGCCGAACACTAACGGAACACTATATGATAGTAATTAGATATTCTCTCCTTTTATTGTTTCTGTGTTACTTGTTCAAAGAAAATTGTAAGTCTATTCGTAAACCAAATAAAGCTAAACGAATTTCTGAATCGTAGTTAACCTATAATGAATATGCAGTGATGTTGCACGCAGCATAGAACTGTTCATATGCAGATGCTTTTTGATGGATTGTTGATAATTTGTCAAGTTACTCCATATCTATAAAATGGTGATAATGAACAATCTCTTTGTTTTTCACTATTATCAAGGTTCTGCTAGGATATATTACACCccgtgtcttctctctctctctctctctctctctctctctctctctctctctctctctctctctctctctctctcttttattttatccGATAAAAGCAACTATCTTATCTTCTCGTTGGAAATTTATCTTAAAAGATAAACATCGAGCTATAGAGATCAGTCTAGACCACTTTCCAATGATTTTTGCTTTCTGACACGGCGAATATCTTGAATGATTGGGTAAAAATGGGGAAGGgacaaaaacattatataaaataccTGGAAGTGAATATTTATCCATACCATACGTACgtaatatgtaatatttatgaacGTTAAGATAAAGCATTTCTGCCTTTCAGATAATTATAGCCACGACACGGATGGGAAAATGAATCAGATCAACAGTCGGAGAGGAACCGGACAATTTCCTCTATTTCCGAAATCCCCTCCATCAGACTCTTCTGCTTTCTACACGAAGAAAAGAATCCACCCATCTCCATTGACAAGGAAACTCGCAGCATTTCGAGGTAATCCTGATTCTGTTGAAGAGGCTGAAGAAGAACAGCTGGATTATCAGAAAGTTGATAAACACAATGACGTCTTCGACGAGATAGCGGAAGATTATCAGGAAGTTTCTAAGCGAAAACAATTACGTCATAGTGCTCATGTGCATGCAACTAGCCTTTTCACAATGGATGTTCCTAATAGTGAAGTGAAGGCAGATGCTTTTACTATGAAGGAAATTACAAAACCCGTCACACAAATGAAGAAAAAGGGAATTGGCAAGAATTACTTATTGCGAAACAAGTTTGCAGCTTCAGTAAGAAGTTTGAAAGGCGAACAAAAACACGAGTCATATGAAGTAAGCGTACCTGGAGATTCTGACTATGATGGTGACAGTTATTATGACTCGGATGgcaatgaagataatgatgactACAACGAGCCCTTTGACCATTACAAATATGAAAACTACGATaaacataatttatttacagacctATTCAAACCTGGATATTTAATTGAAAACCGGGGCTTGTGTCGTAGAAACACacaagttttcattttcatcaattcAAGATCGAATCAAACAGATACTCGGGTTGCTATACGCCAGACTTACCTGCGTCGTTTAGTCCTTCATGGAAGTGTCAGTTACGCTTTCGTCATATCAAAGCCAAAGAATGGAAATGACTTGAAGGTACTggaaagagagaatgaaatttACGGAGACTTAATTTTGATTGCAGTTGAGGAATCTTACACAAATCTGACCTTAAAAACTGGCCATATTCTTCACTGGTCAAAGAAAAACTGTCCCTCCGCCGCCTACGTAGCTAAAATTGATGATGATGTGTACGTGAACGTTCCAGAATTTCTGAAGGTTCTGGAAACTGAGAGAAACTTTACAATTTTGGGAAAGGTAAGTGTAAGTTGAGGTTTAATTCTTGCGATGGAAGATTTTTGTCATGTTACTTAGAGTTAGAATTTAAGGCCATTTTGTCAACTTCATTAATTCCAAAGAGTGGAATGCCTTTCGTAACATCCAGGTATCACTTATCACTCGATTTTTCACACGTGTTACCTCCTTTTCAATGCAATAGTTGCtatacatttgtatttactacaAATACCGTatgaaataaatgttaatgtGTTTTACTGAGAAGTGgctgaagtaaaaaataaattatagatcATCTGAAAGACAGATTATCATGGTTATACATATTTTACAGAAGAGGATATAAATGTGACTTTTTGGATACATTAAATTCATCGTTTCgaccttttattgttttttatcatttgaacTTATTACCACAAAGTAATTGTAATAAGCTTTATAATGACACCAAAGTCACTGCCCTGAAAGGAAACCGCTTGTCATATACCAGTCAAAGAAAAGGAGTTCTCAGAAAGAATAGTACATATCCTTTTGGTTCAAATTTTGTTTCTGCACGATAACtagcctgaataataataaactatgtaTCATTGGAAAACCATTATGtttcagtgaatatttatttgCAGCAAATTTTAGAAATCTATGTTTGGATGTAAATTCAACTCatcattttgataatttatttttaatgttgtttcgctttattttttgcattttagaaCACATTGCAATAAATTACAACTAGCCACCTCTGACATGACAAAAAATCAGTACCGCCTTAGACCTATCTCTTCacagacaaataaaaaacaattctcTAATGATAAAGACGGTCAGCGACAGTTAAGTGTATTGTTAGTATGAGGGAAAATTCATTGATGCCTATAACACTTTATATtacgttatgtgtgtgtgtgtgtgtgtgtgcgtggccGCGCAAATGGCTTATGAGCCAGCACGTGTATGGTATTTTCATTTGTAAGCTGTGGGCATTACGATTCATGGTCCTTAGTAAAtactgaattaattttcaaaattaacaAAAGAGAAACACTCCTAATTAGCATTGAGAAGAAGTTACAAAGTGTAGTATGAATTATTGCATCAGATGATTGGTTGGCTATCTTCCTTTCGGGCGCATATATGCAAGAATAATTTtgcttcgaatttttttttaaatgtgattaAAGACTATTTCTTCGAGAAATTGTCGCTAAAGAGTTGAAGAACCTACCGCGATAGCAAGACATGATATCCTCGGCCAAACCCCTTCATATTTTCAGAGTTGACAGCAGCAGAGAATCCTTATTTAATCATAACTTTTACTTTACAGTATCCGAACATTCATAACTGTTGCTCTCCAGCtggttaatctatatatataaccaaccaaGGGCAGgcagtgacgacaggtgtccgttCTGaattcgtttcccgtccactggatggtggttcgatcccatggggggatgaaattattatagcatataaaatttccccttcggtacatatatgaaaatatatcaattccgaggtagagcgaatagataatAGAGAAAGAAAAGCCAAAATTCTGATGGAATGTATTTAAAAAGACTTCCTAGAGCTCTTAACTGTTTTTCGAacagtgaattttttaaaaattagaaatgtggttttcaatttttgttgtGTCATTATTGAATGATACAATTTTTCTCACAGGTATGCAGTAACTGCGCACCATTCACGGGAAAACCTTATTCTTTGAAGGAAGCGCTACGTCTCTTCTCCAATGTTGTGACACCGCGACACATGCCCCTCGTACAATTTCCACCTTTTGCTATGGGGCCTGCTTATATCATGACAAACGGTAagtttatctgtgtgtgtgtgtgtgtgtgtgcgcgcgcgtgtgtgtagcTTGAGATTGAACACAGGTGTATTATAACAATTATTGGTGTAAATAATAAACctatataaaattgataaaaagagTTGACAGTTGTTAATTAGGAAGAATGTACAATACATAAGAAAACGAATAAGTGAAAATAACAGCACAGAAAGTTCAACTTCTTTTTCTATGAGGCAAACTCCTTTGAAAGGAGTGGGATTGTATGCCGTTAAAATTGTATTGCGCCTTCTCAACTTGGCGCACAAGTTTCTTCATTTCAGTGGGTATATTATAAAGCAGCTGACCGAAGTTCATTTACTATCCTGGCGCTTCGGTAGTCCTCGGTACTATATACTAAAAGGGCTGAATGGCATCAGGGGGAACATTCATGTACGGTTGTACCCTTGGTGCTGAAAGGACTAGACTTTAGACTTAACGCCAAGTTGAGAAGGCGCAGTATAAGCTCGATGGCTTTACAGAATGCGATTCTTTCCAACGAAATCATCAATTTTCTTTGCTTACCTGAGTGTTCTGCCTTACCCTCATTGATTATAACAGTATCTGCATGAGCAAGGTAAAATTGTGGCTTAGTCATACGGTTGTCTGTCTTCTAGAGAGGTTTGAagaatttacagaaaataaagcAACAAATGCGATCAGCATGCCAATATAGATGCTTTAtcattttcttctttcccaccgttatccctacatgaaggggtcggttgcctgatacgcCTTCTCCACTACctcctatcaaaggcatcatcctccaccaaacctcttctctccatatcttccttcattttatctcgcCTAGCTCGgaatctaattctctgtctccctcttgatcttcttcctctaacaggtccCTTCCAAGTCCTCTTCACTCACTTCTCGTCATCCATTCTTAACACATTCCCATACCACCTCAATGGTGACTCTCTTATTACCcctgtaatcttcactaagccTGGCCTTCttctttcgtcattttccaatctctcaagcagcgatattcccataatccacctcaggaTTCTCAGCTCTGTTCTATCAAGCTTTTCATACATGGTAACTTTTCCCCAGATGTTACTGGTTGGCTTCTCGAGGGCGCGCAGCTGTTACCATACTTCAGCTACGAGGATGTATTTTGGACAAGCCTGGTGGTCGAGGTGGTAAACGAGGAAAGCGGAATCACTTTCGAATCACCAGATGTGATAAAGCAAGTGAACAGAAAAGAcgaggagagggaagaagaacAGGAAAGCATCAAGTACAAGTACTTAACGATGAAAGAAGAAAAGTCTCCAAGTATCAACATTGCCCGAGTGGATATCCCAAACTGGCGGTTGGAGAGGACGGATACTTTAGAAACAGCCTTGCATGACAGTCTGTCATCAGTTACTATACATGGAATTAGGTGGCAAGAGGACAAGAGTCTCATAGAAACTcttgaaaatgcaataaaagaaCGTCCTGTCGAATCATCTTCGCCTTCGGTTGGACTGGACAGTTCAAAAGTACAGACCTGGGAACGTCTTCTAGACCGAGAACTTATCGAACATAACAGTGCCCGGTGATACTCCGTCCAATTCCCCGTCAAATAAGGCAGTCCGTCTCGTGAAGATTTTTCTACCAGTCTTTAATGATACACTTTATAGTTACATATGATTTAAATGcattattatagataaatacgTCCAGATTAAAGCAGCAACTTAGATTCAGCAGTgacttttgtgtatttattttgacCTCCTAGGCCTCCAGGCAGTTTAGTTACTGAAAGGGCACAAGTTATTGCTTAATATgagtacatgtatatgaatacacactatatatatgtattcgccAGACAGTTCAGTTACTGAATGGGCACAAGCTATTGTATAtgaatacacactatatatataatatatatatatatatattatatatatatatatatatatatatatatatatatatatatatatatatatatatatgcagaagccaggtactatgtcgtacctctaagtaaatggggggatacaatccacaattaagtaaaatcctcttgtagtttaaaatatatatatattatatatatatatatattatatatatatatatatatatatatatatatatggtatatatatatctttgaggtcattctttagtgaacaagaccacagttgatggtcgaaagcttttaatCCTTCACAAGAATATATTTTGTAAACTAC
Protein-coding sequences here:
- the LOC135204029 gene encoding uncharacterized protein LOC135204029, with protein sequence MTLDRGVKLFILIAMPVYAMLFFILIFDNYSHDTDGKMNQINSRRGTGQFPLFPKSPPSDSSAFYTKKRIHPSPLTRKLAAFRGNPDSVEEAEEEQLDYQKVDKHNDVFDEIAEDYQEVSKRKQLRHSAHVHATSLFTMDVPNSEVKADAFTMKEITKPVTQMKKKGIGKNYLLRNKFAASVRSLKGEQKHESYEVSVPGDSDYDGDSYYDSDGNEDNDDYNEPFDHYKYENYDKHNLFTDLFKPGYLIENRGLCRRNTQVFIFINSRSNQTDTRVAIRQTYLRRLVLHGSVSYAFVISKPKNGNDLKVLERENEIYGDLILIAVEESYTNLTLKTGHILHWSKKNCPSAAYVAKIDDDVYVNVPEFLKVLETERNFTILGKVCSNCAPFTGKPYSLKEALRLFSNVVTPRHMPLVQFPPFAMGPAYIMTNDVTGWLLEGAQLLPYFSYEDVFWTSLVVEVVNEESGITFESPDVIKQVNRKDEEREEEQESIKYKYLTMKEEKSPSINIARVDIPNWRLERTDTLETALHDSLSSVTIHGIRWQEDKSLIETLENAIKERPVESSSPSVGLDSSKVQTWERLLDRELIEHNSAR